The proteins below come from a single Triticum aestivum cultivar Chinese Spring chromosome 5D, IWGSC CS RefSeq v2.1, whole genome shotgun sequence genomic window:
- the LOC123125250 gene encoding putative HVA22-like protein g: MALSLITRLLTLALGYAYPAYACYKMLELHPPQIEQLLFWCQYWILMATLTVVERFADWIVSWLPMYGEAKLLLVLYLWHPGTRGAGHVYDGLLRPLVARHEHDIDRGLLELRARARDVTASQLKAAAAVAQAWLVEAARCVSSQLQAARSDRACAAH, translated from the exons TCACCAGATTGCTAAC CCTGGCTCTGGGGTACGCGTACCCGGCGTACGCTTGCTACAAGATGCTGGAACTGCACCCGCCGCAGATTGAGCAATTGCTTTTCTGGTGCCAGTACTG gaTTCTGATGGCGACGCTGACGGTCGTCGAGAGGTTCGCGGACTGGATAGTGTCGTGGCTGCCGATGTACGGCGAGGCGAAGCTGCTGCTCGTCCTCTACCTCTGGCACCCCGGCACACGG GGTGCAGGGCACGTGTACGATGGCCTCCTCCGTCCGCTGGTGGCGAGGCACGAGCACGACATCGACCGGGGCCTGCTGGAGCTGAGGGCCAGGGCGAGGGACGTGACGGCGTCTCAACTCAAGGCGGCGGCTGCCGTCGCTCAGGCGTGGCTCGTCGAGGCTGCCCGGTGTGTTTCGTCGCAGCTGCAGGCCGCGAGATCAGACCGGGCATGCGCCGCTCATTGA